One Gloeothece verrucosa PCC 7822 DNA window includes the following coding sequences:
- the gatA gene encoding Asp-tRNA(Asn)/Glu-tRNA(Gln) amidotransferase subunit GatA: MASIRELHQQLVKKERSAVEITTEALERIEALEPSLHSFLYITADQALETAKKVDAKIAAKQEIGLLEGIPIAIKDNMCTQGIPTTCGSKILENFVPPYESTVTQKLKELGTIALGKTNLDEFAMGSSTETSGYQVTANPWDLSRVPGGSSGGSAAAVAAEEAVVALGSDTGGSIRQPASYCGVVGLKPTYGLVSRFGLVAYASSLDQIGPFARTVEDAAIFLGAIAGYDPKDSTSLNIEIPDYTKFLKPKLSKLKIGIIKETFGEGLDPVVGEAVHQAVEQLKKLGAKIKEISCPRFRYGLPAYYIIAPSEASANLARYDAVKYGIRKDADTLMSMYTGTRASGFGTEVKRRIMLGTYALSAGYYDAYYLKAQKVRTLIKQDFDQAFEEVDVLVCPTAPTTAFKAGEKTDDPLSMYLSDLMTIPVNLGGLPGMSIPCGFDSLGLPIGMQLISNVLREDLLFQVAFAYENSTDWHKKKPPIK, from the coding sequence ATGGCATCGATCCGCGAACTCCATCAACAATTGGTTAAAAAAGAGCGTTCTGCTGTTGAAATTACCACAGAAGCTCTAGAACGTATAGAAGCCCTAGAACCCTCACTACATAGCTTCTTGTATATCACAGCAGATCAAGCTTTAGAAACGGCCAAGAAAGTCGATGCGAAAATTGCGGCCAAACAAGAAATCGGACTCCTAGAAGGTATTCCCATCGCTATCAAAGATAATATGTGTACTCAGGGAATTCCCACCACTTGCGGCTCAAAAATTCTGGAAAATTTTGTTCCTCCTTATGAGTCGACGGTTACCCAGAAACTCAAAGAATTAGGAACCATTGCCCTCGGAAAAACGAATTTAGATGAATTTGCAATGGGAAGTTCCACAGAAACCTCGGGTTATCAAGTGACCGCTAACCCTTGGGATTTGTCGCGAGTGCCGGGAGGATCATCCGGTGGTTCAGCCGCTGCCGTCGCCGCCGAAGAAGCCGTCGTGGCCCTAGGATCAGATACAGGCGGATCAATTCGTCAACCCGCTTCTTATTGCGGTGTAGTAGGATTAAAACCCACCTATGGGTTAGTGTCTCGTTTTGGCTTAGTGGCTTACGCCTCATCTTTGGATCAAATCGGACCTTTTGCGAGAACAGTAGAAGATGCCGCCATTTTCTTAGGAGCGATCGCCGGTTATGACCCTAAAGACTCCACCTCTTTAAACATTGAAATTCCCGACTATACCAAATTCCTCAAACCGAAATTATCTAAACTGAAAATAGGCATTATTAAAGAAACTTTTGGAGAAGGATTAGATCCGGTTGTAGGCGAAGCCGTCCATCAAGCAGTAGAACAACTGAAAAAATTAGGCGCTAAAATTAAAGAAATTTCTTGTCCTCGTTTCCGCTACGGTTTACCGGCTTACTATATCATCGCTCCTTCAGAAGCCTCTGCTAATTTAGCTCGCTATGATGCGGTTAAATACGGCATTCGCAAAGATGCTGATACTTTAATGTCGATGTATACCGGCACTAGAGCCAGTGGTTTTGGGACAGAAGTCAAGCGGCGCATTATGTTAGGCACTTATGCCCTCTCGGCAGGGTACTATGATGCTTATTATCTCAAAGCCCAAAAAGTTAGGACTCTGATTAAACAAGATTTTGATCAGGCTTTTGAAGAAGTGGATGTCTTAGTTTGCCCTACGGCCCCCACCACCGCCTTTAAAGCCGGCGAAAAAACCGATGATCCCCTCAGTATGTATTTGTCAGATTTGATGACCATTCCCGTCAATTTAGGCGGGTTGCCAGGCATGAGTATTCCCTGTGGCTTTGATAGTTTAGGATTGCCTATCGGAATGCAGTTAATTAGCAATGTGTTGCGCGAAGATTTACTCTTTCAAGTGGCCTTCGCTTATGAAAATTCTACGGATTGGCATAAGAAAAAACCTCCTATAAAATAA
- a CDS encoding alpha/beta hydrolase: MVINFWIKLLLKGLGLGVIAYLLICIALWIWQKRLIFSPSSRIKSTPSDLGLAYSQVWIPVLTWEGKLEKMHAWWIPSESSSSEVLLYLHGNGVNMGANLGPIEKFHQMGFNVLMIDYRGYGRSEGKFPSESEVYRDAQAAWDYLVLKQKIAPEAIFIFGHSLGGAVAIDLAVRKPNAAGVILESAFTSMVDMIDHLPLYRFIPAKLVLNQRFDNLSKLKLLRVPLMLIHGTQDCTVPPSMSQVLYDLAPVPKQLLFIPLAGHNDVSRVGGEDYIQGLENFRQLALTHQRQLAER, encoded by the coding sequence ATGGTCATTAACTTCTGGATTAAGTTACTCCTTAAAGGCTTAGGCTTAGGAGTAATTGCCTACTTGCTCATCTGCATCGCTTTGTGGATATGGCAAAAGCGGCTAATCTTCTCTCCCTCCTCGAGGATCAAATCCACTCCCTCAGACTTGGGGTTAGCTTACTCACAGGTGTGGATTCCGGTCTTAACCTGGGAAGGGAAACTAGAAAAGATGCACGCCTGGTGGATTCCCTCCGAGTCTTCCTCTTCAGAAGTTTTGCTCTATCTGCATGGGAATGGAGTCAATATGGGGGCTAATTTAGGCCCAATCGAAAAATTCCATCAAATGGGATTCAATGTCTTGATGATTGATTATCGGGGTTACGGACGCAGTGAAGGTAAATTTCCCAGTGAGTCAGAAGTCTATCGAGATGCACAAGCCGCCTGGGACTACTTAGTGCTAAAACAAAAAATCGCACCCGAGGCAATCTTTATCTTTGGTCATTCTTTAGGGGGAGCAGTCGCTATTGATTTAGCAGTACGCAAACCCAATGCCGCCGGGGTGATTCTAGAAAGTGCTTTTACCTCAATGGTAGACATGATTGATCATCTACCGCTTTACCGTTTTATTCCGGCTAAATTGGTCTTAAATCAGCGTTTTGATAATCTTAGTAAGTTAAAATTACTGCGTGTGCCCTTGATGCTCATTCATGGAACCCAAGACTGCACGGTTCCTCCGAGCATGAGTCAGGTACTTTATGATCTGGCACCGGTTCCCAAACAATTGTTATTTATTCCTCTGGCCGGCCATAATGATGTGTCGCGGGTGGGTGGCGAAGACTATATTCAGGGGTTGGAAAATTTCCGTCAATTAGCACTCACTCATCAACGCCAGTTAGCCGAACGTTAA
- a CDS encoding HEAT repeat domain-containing protein → MMTQQGSEQQATLVSPQKLNIDWQQVCQAIWKNSVPINPLTTQPKETEAQWEKIHLSLGLIKHKKNKFNGGNLLDGPNYGQGYSLGETHQQRENPEQSEIVQIYNEKEFCQQILCQQKSAKAGQRIAIIGESSSGKTVLLHQITAWILDNTQDLPIWISMAELGETPLYEYLQQKWLKRVAKTQDELTRQWQNSLDELLKSGRVWLLLDGVEQMPLEQLEKLPVTVNSQTRGLIHDPLSETLQQLEGWADETRVILTSRDDVLINKNTLSHYQVFRPLELTYPEQVKPFINQWFAQNTVSKTPSSAKKHRSQNLAKLAEQLVLSLEEFGYYRIQDLLQTPLRLSLLCRETLQNRAKLPATTAQIFDKIVHQYYQWQAETVPLNAQQQQELNQALGKLALCALDNPHHPHWLYHHQITETLGDEELLLQLALRLGWLRPIGITANATKEKVYSFSDHKLQAYLAATLIEDWQFFLNHPLGSISSLPSTPCGSSYRIFAPQWKPVIKLWIGREEIKPEDKEAFLQGLVQFADGCETDNYYGKRAYFLAASALAEFPDGEQTNAILLQLLQWCFFDAQISPLIAQAAKAALRETHRKLAIPALIQLLTTIKNESIKREIFKTLEKIGQGNAECIAALKEMLASNSAFPMRWQVAETLGKIDPGNSEAIATIVNILETANHEESRQIAFKSLEKIGKGNFKAITTLKQVITTTHSAISRRRAFETLETIGYQNATAIAALVQLIRTNSDQGIRCSSAESLEKIDPGNPTAITVLVQLVKGANNEEIQKQAVYSLGEISPGNPQAISVLGKMLSPNYDVFLRWMAISSLGKIGNGNSEAISALVNLIKSDERLLRKDAIESLSKIDPHNEEVITALVRLIDSEQDESIRREAAENLGKIPSPNFSAKEALLKLLRTSSDEFTRHQAAESLAKIEPGNLEALKTLIDLVQGSIDANVRSIAAESLGDIGQKNPAVIALLVRVLKTTNEPKILDRAALSLGKIGLKNREVISTLVMLVKSCQDETCRLQAAESVINLLKVEQMSEVIANLKENLSDPHKRKDLACQKIIWHCAQKLSYPEFYQAWHNRPLYGTQKVTKAELNLNEESPEDNHFKLTCQSLSQLLQAKIDEHSQLSQSIRPIFIDSNNLFDPINPLVDIYDLMLAQNCPPFEHGIPDTMAKLRLYWNSIQRDENNANFVLIFYDHVTPSDSQGFSPEFLKMLSKFGGAICLVTEKLSSNLQQFSPTDPQLIENIITWIETQK, encoded by the coding sequence ATGATGACACAACAGGGATCGGAACAACAAGCAACGCTGGTATCCCCCCAGAAGCTTAACATTGATTGGCAGCAAGTGTGCCAAGCGATCTGGAAAAATTCTGTACCCATCAATCCCCTGACAACACAACCGAAGGAGACAGAAGCGCAATGGGAAAAAATACATCTGTCATTGGGGTTAATTAAACACAAAAAAAACAAATTCAATGGGGGAAATCTCCTAGATGGGCCGAACTATGGACAGGGATACAGCTTAGGAGAAACCCACCAGCAGCGCGAGAATCCTGAACAGTCGGAGATCGTACAGATATATAACGAAAAAGAATTTTGTCAGCAAATTCTGTGCCAACAAAAAAGCGCCAAGGCAGGGCAAAGAATCGCCATTATAGGAGAATCTAGTAGCGGAAAAACCGTACTTCTCCATCAAATTACCGCTTGGATTTTAGACAATACACAAGACCTGCCCATCTGGATTTCTATGGCAGAACTGGGAGAAACTCCCCTATATGAATATTTACAACAAAAGTGGCTCAAACGAGTCGCTAAAACCCAAGATGAACTAACCCGACAATGGCAAAACTCTCTAGATGAATTGCTCAAAAGTGGTCGAGTCTGGCTGCTTCTCGATGGCGTAGAACAAATGCCGCTCGAACAACTCGAAAAACTTCCCGTAACCGTCAATTCTCAAACCCGGGGATTAATTCATGACCCCTTATCGGAAACCCTACAACAACTTGAGGGATGGGCAGATGAAACACGAGTCATCTTGACCAGTCGAGATGATGTTTTAATTAATAAAAATACGCTCTCCCATTACCAGGTTTTTCGTCCTCTAGAATTAACCTATCCCGAACAAGTAAAGCCATTTATTAATCAATGGTTTGCTCAAAATACTGTCAGCAAAACCCCCTCATCAGCCAAAAAACATCGCTCTCAAAATTTAGCCAAGTTAGCCGAGCAACTGGTCTTGTCCCTAGAAGAATTTGGATACTATAGAATTCAAGACCTGCTCCAAACGCCATTAAGATTATCCTTATTATGCCGAGAAACCCTGCAAAATAGAGCCAAATTGCCGGCAACAACCGCCCAGATTTTTGACAAAATCGTCCATCAATATTATCAATGGCAAGCGGAAACCGTACCCCTCAACGCTCAACAACAACAAGAACTTAATCAAGCCTTGGGAAAATTAGCCCTCTGCGCTTTAGACAACCCTCACCATCCCCATTGGCTCTATCATCATCAGATCACTGAAACCCTAGGAGACGAAGAACTTTTATTACAATTAGCCTTGCGTTTGGGATGGCTAAGACCCATCGGCATAACCGCTAATGCAACTAAAGAAAAAGTATATAGCTTTAGCGATCACAAATTGCAAGCGTATCTGGCCGCTACCCTCATCGAGGATTGGCAATTTTTCCTCAATCATCCCCTAGGAAGCATTAGTTCTCTACCCTCAACCCCCTGCGGTAGTTCTTATCGAATTTTTGCCCCACAATGGAAGCCAGTCATTAAACTGTGGATAGGAAGAGAAGAAATTAAGCCAGAAGATAAAGAAGCATTTTTACAAGGATTAGTGCAATTTGCCGATGGCTGTGAAACCGATAATTATTATGGAAAACGCGCTTATTTTTTAGCCGCTTCAGCTTTAGCTGAATTCCCAGATGGTGAGCAAACCAACGCCATTTTATTGCAGTTGTTACAGTGGTGCTTTTTTGATGCTCAAATATCTCCCTTAATTGCCCAAGCTGCCAAAGCCGCCTTAAGAGAAACCCATCGGAAATTAGCCATCCCTGCTTTAATTCAATTATTAACCACCATAAAAAACGAAAGCATTAAACGAGAAATTTTTAAAACCCTAGAAAAAATCGGACAGGGAAATGCTGAATGTATAGCCGCCTTAAAAGAAATGCTCGCCTCAAATTCAGCCTTCCCGATGCGGTGGCAAGTAGCCGAAACCCTAGGAAAAATCGACCCCGGCAATAGTGAGGCCATCGCTACTATTGTCAATATATTAGAAACGGCGAACCATGAAGAAAGCAGACAGATAGCCTTTAAGAGTTTAGAAAAAATAGGTAAAGGCAATTTTAAAGCCATTACCACCCTAAAACAAGTTATTACTACCACTCATTCAGCCATCAGTAGACGACGAGCCTTTGAAACCCTTGAAACCATTGGTTACCAGAATGCAACCGCCATTGCGGCCTTAGTTCAATTGATTCGCACCAACTCAGATCAAGGAATTCGCTGTTCCTCGGCAGAAAGTTTAGAAAAAATTGATCCCGGTAATCCTACAGCCATTACGGTGTTAGTACAATTGGTTAAGGGTGCCAACAATGAAGAAATCCAAAAACAAGCCGTTTATAGTCTCGGAGAAATTAGCCCCGGCAACCCCCAAGCTATCAGCGTTCTGGGGAAAATGTTATCGCCCAATTATGATGTTTTTCTGCGTTGGATGGCCATCAGTAGTCTCGGAAAAATTGGCAATGGAAACTCTGAAGCAATTAGTGCATTAGTCAATTTAATTAAATCAGATGAGCGACTATTACGAAAGGATGCGATTGAAAGTTTAAGCAAAATTGATCCCCATAATGAAGAAGTGATAACCGCTTTAGTCAGATTGATAGACTCGGAACAAGATGAATCGATCCGACGAGAAGCCGCCGAAAATTTGGGCAAAATACCCTCTCCTAATTTCAGTGCAAAGGAGGCTTTATTAAAACTATTAAGAACTTCATCCGATGAATTTACCCGCCACCAAGCCGCCGAAAGTTTAGCCAAAATTGAACCCGGTAATTTAGAAGCCTTAAAAACTTTAATCGACTTAGTGCAAGGAAGTATAGATGCCAATGTTCGCAGTATAGCCGCCGAAAGTTTAGGCGATATTGGGCAAAAAAACCCGGCAGTAATCGCTCTTTTAGTTCGAGTGCTGAAAACCACTAACGAACCTAAAATTCTTGATCGCGCCGCCTTGAGTTTAGGCAAAATTGGCTTAAAAAATCGAGAAGTGATTTCCACTTTAGTGATGCTGGTTAAATCTTGTCAGGATGAGACTTGTCGTTTACAAGCGGCTGAAAGTGTCATCAATCTTCTCAAAGTTGAACAAATGTCTGAGGTGATTGCTAATCTCAAAGAAAATTTATCCGATCCTCACAAAAGAAAAGACCTCGCTTGTCAAAAAATCATTTGGCATTGTGCCCAAAAATTATCTTATCCTGAGTTTTATCAAGCTTGGCATAATCGCCCGCTTTATGGAACTCAAAAAGTTACTAAAGCTGAATTAAATCTCAATGAAGAGTCTCCCGAAGACAACCATTTCAAGCTGACTTGTCAAAGCCTTTCTCAATTGCTTCAGGCAAAAATCGATGAACATTCTCAATTAAGTCAAAGCATTCGTCCGATTTTTATTGATAGCAATAATTTATTTGATCCCATCAATCCTCTGGTAGATATTTATGATTTAATGTTGGCGCAAAACTGTCCGCCCTTTGAACATGGCATTCCCGATACAATGGCTAAACTGAGATTGTATTGGAATAGCATTCAAAGAGATGAAAATAATGCTAATTTTGTGTTGATTTTTTACGACCATGTTACCCCTTCAGACAGCCAAGGATTTTCTCCTGAGTTTTTAAAAATGCTCAGTAAATTTGGTGGGGCTATTTGTTTGGTGACCGAAAAATTGAGTTCAAACTTACAACAATTCTCTCCCACCGATCCTCAGTTAATTGAAAATATAATTACCTGGATAGAAACGCAAAAATAA
- a CDS encoding potassium channel family protein — protein sequence MQPNHTPTPAANNPQASLDQFLVCGLGSLGQYCVFALKEFGVNVIAIEQVKPQSWELPELPDLLDDLIFGDCRHVDILKAAKIERCRAAMIVTTNEQINAETALTIRQLNPDTRLVVRSAKENLNELLREQLGNFIAYEPTQLPIDAFALAALGSEILSLFNLDGEKVRVIQHKIEKEDRWCHTRSVYELNTRTRRILAHSDHLSPLAQSFHQWDGDAAILPGDTLVYIETAENFLSLSNRERATLTHQPKPTHAKNISKYLQEKYHQFWYSTRQQPTRKVALICSLIVLFLLISGTVILKEFDPRTTLLSAFSAIAILLLGGYSDLFGGFEQMDEIPAWLQLYSLGLTLAGTAFVGVLYALVTEGLLSAKFQFLKNRPPVPQQDHIVIIGLGRVGQGVATLLQEFKQSIVGISFDLDFDRSILPEMPLIVGNQKEALAKANLATAKSIVVLTNDEILNLEVALMAQKINPNSHLVVRTLGERLSKSLTQLLPKAQILGAYALAAEAFAGAAFGENIITVFRLNRQTILVTEYQIEDIDTLHGLLLSEVAYGYGVVPLLHQKPPDVSKFMPSDDIRLSVGDRMVVLATIEGLKRIEQGKLRISPKCWRVKIEKALTSDAVFEGANVITRISGCSLNMARELMNNLPSILSTPLYKPQAMRLVRNLQKIQVIASLVSTNKQD from the coding sequence ATGCAGCCGAATCATACCCCAACACCAGCCGCTAACAACCCTCAAGCGTCATTAGATCAATTCCTCGTCTGTGGATTGGGAAGCTTAGGACAATATTGTGTGTTCGCTTTAAAAGAATTCGGCGTTAATGTGATCGCCATTGAACAAGTTAAACCCCAAAGTTGGGAACTCCCAGAATTACCCGATCTCTTAGATGATCTCATTTTTGGAGACTGTCGTCATGTAGACATCTTAAAAGCCGCAAAAATCGAGCGATGTCGCGCGGCGATGATTGTCACCACTAATGAACAAATTAACGCAGAAACAGCCCTCACCATTCGTCAACTGAACCCTGATACCCGCCTAGTGGTACGTTCAGCTAAAGAAAATCTTAACGAATTATTAAGAGAACAACTAGGAAACTTTATCGCCTATGAACCTACCCAACTTCCCATAGATGCTTTTGCCTTAGCCGCTTTAGGCAGCGAAATTCTCAGTCTGTTTAACCTTGACGGGGAAAAAGTGCGGGTGATCCAGCATAAAATTGAAAAAGAGGACCGTTGGTGTCATACCCGTAGTGTTTACGAACTCAACACCCGTACCCGTCGAATTTTAGCACACAGTGATCATTTAAGCCCCTTAGCTCAAAGCTTTCATCAATGGGATGGTGATGCAGCGATCCTTCCAGGAGATACCCTAGTTTATATCGAAACCGCCGAAAATTTTCTCAGTTTATCTAACCGAGAACGGGCAACCCTAACCCATCAGCCAAAACCCACTCACGCCAAAAATATCAGCAAATATTTACAAGAAAAATACCATCAATTTTGGTATTCAACCAGACAACAACCCACCAGAAAAGTTGCTCTAATCTGTAGTTTAATTGTTTTATTTTTATTGATTAGCGGCACAGTTATCCTGAAAGAATTTGATCCGAGAACCACTTTATTATCCGCTTTTTCTGCCATTGCTATTTTATTATTAGGCGGATATTCAGACTTATTTGGCGGGTTTGAACAAATGGATGAGATCCCCGCTTGGTTGCAGTTATATAGTTTAGGCTTAACCCTGGCAGGCACAGCCTTTGTGGGAGTGCTTTATGCTTTAGTGACAGAGGGGTTACTCTCGGCCAAATTCCAATTCCTGAAAAATCGTCCGCCGGTTCCTCAACAAGACCATATTGTTATTATCGGATTAGGCAGAGTCGGGCAAGGGGTAGCCACTTTATTGCAAGAGTTTAAACAATCCATCGTGGGCATTAGCTTTGATTTGGATTTTGATCGGAGTATTTTACCCGAAATGCCTTTAATTGTCGGCAATCAAAAAGAAGCTTTAGCCAAAGCCAATTTAGCCACCGCTAAAAGCATCGTTGTCTTGACTAATGACGAGATCCTCAATCTGGAAGTGGCATTAATGGCGCAAAAAATCAACCCGAATTCTCATTTAGTGGTTCGAACTTTAGGAGAACGTTTAAGTAAATCTTTAACCCAATTATTACCCAAAGCCCAAATTTTAGGGGCTTATGCTTTGGCAGCCGAAGCCTTTGCCGGTGCCGCCTTTGGAGAAAATATTATTACCGTGTTTCGTCTCAATCGTCAAACCATCTTAGTGACAGAATATCAAATTGAAGATATTGATACTTTACATGGTTTATTACTGTCTGAAGTGGCTTATGGTTATGGCGTTGTGCCGCTCCTTCATCAAAAACCCCCGGATGTTTCTAAATTTATGCCCTCAGATGATATTCGTTTGTCAGTTGGGGACCGTATGGTGGTTTTAGCGACCATTGAAGGCTTAAAACGAATTGAACAAGGAAAACTGCGGATTAGTCCTAAATGCTGGCGAGTAAAGATCGAAAAGGCGTTAACCTCAGATGCGGTTTTTGAAGGAGCTAATGTTATTACGAGAATTTCGGGCTGTTCTTTAAATATGGCTCGCGAATTGATGAATAATTTACCAAGTATTTTATCTACTCCTTTGTATAAACCTCAAGCTATGCGCTTGGTACGAAATTTACAGAAAATTCAAGTGATAGCGAGTTTGGTTTCTACCAATAAACAAGATTAA
- a CDS encoding valine--tRNA ligase, with protein MTTTLPALEKLYDPKTTEEKWQKFWEEQKIFQANPSQGGPAYSLVIPPPNVTGSLHLGHAFDTALMDTLVRYKRMCGFNTLCLPGIDHASIAVQTILEKQLKAEGKTRYDIGREKFLEKAWEWKQQSGGTIVNQLKRLGLSADWSRQRFTLDESLSKAVRRAFVQLYEAGLIYRGNYLVNWCPESQSAVSDLEVENKEVDGHLWHFRYPLSDGSGYLEVATTRPETMLGDTGVAVNPHDQRYQDLIGKTVTLPIMERQIPIIADELVDPTFGTGCVKVTPAHDPNDFEMGKRHNLPFINIMNKDGTLNENSGSFVGEDRFVARKNVVKRLEQDGFLVKIEDYRHTVPYSDRGKVPVEPLLSTQWFVKIDPLAKKALTCLDEDNSPRFIPERWTKVYRDWLVKLKDWCISRQLWWGHQIPAWYVVSETGGQITDHTPFIVAYSPEEALEKAQQQYGDKIQLEQDPDVLDTWFSSGLWPFSTMGWPEQTLDLATYYPTSTLVTGFDIIFFWVARMTMMAGYFTDQMPFKDVYIHGLVRDENGKKMSKSANNGIDPLLLIRKYGSDALRYTLIREVAGAGQDISLQYNRQTDESESVEASRNFANKLWNAARFVMMNLDGKTPQALGEPTSEALEASDRWILSRFALTVQQTRNYIDNYGLGEAAKGLYEFIWGDFCDWYIELVKSRLFDKSSPSRLVAQKTLAFVLEGILKLLHPFMPHITEEIWHILTQNADQSLALQVYPQVNEALIDANLEQSFVLLFGCIRTVRNLRAEADIKPGVTVPLILQSDNPQERQILTMGQVYIQDLAKVEPLTITPELGEDTGKVIASVVGTVQALIPLSGLVDIEALRAKLQKKLSKVEGDINSLTNRLNNPGFVNKAPIEVVEEARATLAEAQKQAEILRERILRLE; from the coding sequence ATGACCACTACTTTACCGGCCTTAGAAAAATTATACGACCCTAAAACTACCGAAGAGAAATGGCAAAAATTCTGGGAAGAACAAAAAATTTTTCAAGCTAACCCTTCCCAAGGAGGACCGGCTTATAGTCTGGTTATCCCCCCGCCTAATGTGACGGGTAGTTTACACCTCGGACACGCCTTTGATACCGCTTTAATGGATACCCTGGTGCGTTATAAAAGGATGTGCGGCTTTAATACTCTCTGTCTACCGGGAATTGATCATGCGAGTATCGCGGTTCAAACGATTCTTGAAAAACAATTGAAAGCTGAAGGAAAAACCCGCTACGATATCGGACGCGAAAAATTTCTCGAAAAAGCTTGGGAATGGAAACAACAATCCGGCGGAACCATTGTTAATCAGTTAAAACGCCTTGGACTCTCAGCCGACTGGTCAAGACAACGGTTTACTCTAGATGAAAGCTTATCAAAGGCAGTGCGGCGAGCTTTTGTTCAATTATATGAAGCGGGTTTGATCTATCGAGGTAATTATTTAGTTAATTGGTGTCCTGAGTCTCAGTCGGCGGTGTCAGATTTAGAAGTGGAAAATAAAGAAGTGGATGGACACCTGTGGCATTTTCGTTATCCCTTGAGCGATGGGAGTGGTTATCTCGAAGTGGCCACCACTCGACCAGAAACGATGTTAGGGGATACAGGCGTGGCGGTAAATCCTCATGATCAACGTTATCAAGATTTAATCGGAAAAACGGTTACTTTACCGATTATGGAACGGCAAATTCCTATTATTGCCGATGAATTAGTCGATCCGACTTTTGGCACCGGCTGCGTTAAGGTTACGCCCGCTCATGACCCGAATGATTTTGAAATGGGTAAGCGGCATAATCTACCCTTTATCAATATCATGAATAAAGATGGAACGCTTAACGAGAATTCAGGGTCATTTGTGGGTGAGGATCGGTTTGTCGCCCGTAAAAATGTGGTCAAGCGTTTAGAACAAGACGGTTTTTTGGTAAAAATAGAAGACTATCGCCATACGGTGCCTTATAGTGATCGCGGCAAGGTGCCGGTGGAACCTCTGCTCTCAACTCAGTGGTTTGTTAAAATTGATCCTCTGGCTAAAAAAGCGTTGACTTGTTTGGATGAAGATAATTCTCCCAGATTTATTCCTGAACGCTGGACAAAAGTCTATCGAGATTGGTTAGTTAAGTTAAAAGATTGGTGTATTTCTCGTCAATTGTGGTGGGGTCATCAAATTCCGGCTTGGTATGTGGTGAGTGAAACTGGCGGACAAATTACTGATCATACGCCTTTTATTGTGGCATACAGCCCCGAAGAAGCCCTAGAGAAAGCTCAACAACAGTATGGAGATAAGATTCAATTAGAACAAGACCCGGATGTCTTAGATACTTGGTTTTCTTCTGGGTTGTGGCCTTTTTCTACGATGGGATGGCCCGAACAAACCCTAGACTTAGCGACCTATTATCCTACCAGTACCCTAGTTACTGGCTTTGATATTATCTTTTTCTGGGTCGCCCGCATGACCATGATGGCCGGTTATTTTACCGATCAAATGCCCTTTAAAGATGTGTATATTCATGGGTTGGTGCGGGATGAAAACGGCAAAAAAATGTCGAAATCTGCGAATAATGGCATAGATCCTCTGCTACTCATCAGAAAATATGGCTCAGATGCTTTACGTTATACATTAATTCGGGAAGTAGCCGGTGCCGGACAGGATATTAGCTTACAGTACAACCGCCAAACTGATGAATCTGAATCTGTGGAAGCGTCTCGCAATTTTGCCAATAAACTTTGGAATGCGGCTCGCTTTGTGATGATGAATTTGGACGGCAAAACCCCTCAAGCCTTGGGAGAACCGACTTCTGAAGCTTTAGAAGCGAGCGATCGCTGGATTCTCTCTCGTTTTGCCTTAACGGTGCAACAAACCCGCAATTATATCGATAATTATGGGTTAGGAGAAGCGGCCAAAGGACTCTATGAGTTTATTTGGGGAGATTTTTGTGATTGGTATATTGAATTAGTCAAGTCTAGATTATTTGATAAGTCATCTCCTTCTCGCTTAGTGGCCCAAAAAACACTAGCTTTTGTCCTCGAAGGCATCTTAAAATTATTGCATCCCTTTATGCCGCATATTACCGAGGAGATTTGGCATATTTTGACTCAAAACGCTGATCAGTCCCTAGCCTTACAGGTTTATCCTCAAGTGAATGAGGCTTTAATTGATGCAAATTTAGAGCAATCTTTTGTCTTGCTATTTGGTTGTATCCGTACCGTCAGGAATTTACGCGCTGAAGCTGATATTAAACCTGGCGTGACGGTGCCGCTTATACTTCAGAGTGATAACCCTCAAGAACGTCAAATTTTAACAATGGGGCAAGTGTATATCCAAGACTTAGCCAAAGTTGAGCCATTGACGATTACCCCTGAGTTAGGAGAAGATACAGGAAAAGTCATTGCTAGTGTGGTGGGTACGGTTCAGGCGTTAATTCCTTTAAGCGGACTTGTGGACATTGAGGCATTAAGAGCCAAACTCCAGAAAAAATTAAGTAAAGTAGAAGGAGATATAAATTCTCTGACAAATCGCTTAAATAACCCTGGCTTCGTTAATAAAGCTCCTATAGAAGTGGTCGAAGAGGCTAGAGCCACACTAGCCGAAGCACAAAAACAAGCTGAAATTTTACGAGAACGCATTCTACGTCTCGAATAA